ATCTAATACATATTCGGCGTCGTGTTGAAACATAGGGTCATCGTTAAGTAACGCCAATAGCTTTTGATTTTCGCCGTTATTCCAGTGGCTAACTAGTTGGTTGAACAAACTAGGGACTTGCTCAAAGTCATCTAAGGTTTGCTCTAATAACGGAACTTGAATGCTAGCTAAGCTACTTAAGGCTTCTATTTGATCGGCAAAGCTCTCTAATTGATGTATGGCTAGCTGACTTTGTTGCGCTCGTTGAATAAAGTGCAAATCAAGTCCCAACTCAGGCTCAAAGCCTAGCGCCTGCATTTGTAATTGGCTCAGTACCACCGCTACATACCAGGGCTGCATGGTGTTAAAAATAGAAGGTGAGATCCCAAGCTGTTGGCTACGCAGTTCAAGTTGCTCTAAATAGTCTGGGCTTATTTTATCTGCAAGGTTTTCACCATTAGGCAGCTGGCTAGCGTGCTGTAATAACAGTTGGTCGCTACTTGAAATAGACGATACGTCCATTTCTATCACTAAACGCTCACTGTGTTCATAGGCATCAATAAAGGGTTTAGGCAAGGGATAAAATGCTTCGCTGCCTAGATGAATAGAGCCAAACAAGTAGAGCTGCTGCTGGTCTTTACTGGCTAACCAAAGAGAGGGTTCTGCAGCTATTTGGCTGCTAGAAAACAGCAGCAATAAAGTGCTTAAGCGATTAAGCCAAGGTTTCATAGTTTATCCATGCTTAGGAACAGAAAACTACTTTAGCATGAGTCGCTTAAGTGGTGACAAGAGACTGTTGACCTTTCGAGCTGACTTTTGCAGCAATTTGTGGCTTATTTATACAAGACAGAGGCTTCAAAGTGTAGCTAGCCTACATGAGAGGCTGATAACGTAGTAGAAATAAGCCACAAACCCTGCCCGAAGGGGGCGGCTAAAATTGTTTTATGCTTTGTTAAGGCGCATTTACCTAGAATGCTAGGCTACACAAGCCTTACCGCGCCTAAAACGATTTTTCCTCGAACAAAATTTAACCGCGAAAGTTCAATAGCCCCTAGCTTTAGCCTTTTTTAAGGACGTTATCGAGTAGCGATACTGGCAGTATTCGGCGTAGCCAAGCAAACAAGTGAGTCGGAAAGGTAACATAGTAGCGTGCTTTAGCTTGAGGCTTTTCGAGGGCATGAACTAGCGCCTTATATACAGCGCTGGCGGGCAGGGTAAATTTGCTGCTTGGTCCTTCTTGCTCTAGGCGCTGCAGAGTTTGTTGGTAAGCATGTTGGTGCCGAGTGTTGTTGGCATCAATGTGTTGTTCAAAAGCAGCTTTGGCATTTTTTCGAAACAAGCTGGTTATTGGGCCAGGCTCGATCAATGAGACTTGAATGGGGGTGTCGGCTAATTCTAAACGCAGGGTATCGGTGTAGCCTTCTAGAGCGAACTTACTGGCGTTGTAGGCTCCGCGATATTTCATGGCAACTAAGCCAAGTACCGAACTGTTTTGAATAATCCGCCCGTGTTGCTGCTGGAGCATATGAGCGACTGCTAAACGGCTTAAGTGATGCCAGCCAAATAGATTGGTTTCAAACTGTTGGCGTAGTGCTTGAGTGGGCAGATCTTCCAGTGCGCCGGGTTGGCCATAGGCACCATTGTTAAACAAAGCATCTATTTTACCATTAGCCAAGGTAAGCGCTTGTTGCCAGCCTTGTTCAATAGAACTTTGGTTATCTAAATCCAATACAACACATTGCAAGCCACTTTCTTGTAGTGTTTTCACATCCTCAGCTTTACGGCAAGAGGCGATAACAGTGTAGCCGCGCTGTTGTAACTCTTGAGCGCAATAAAGGCCAATGCCGCTACTACACCCAGTGATTAAAATGCTATTGATTGGTTTGCTCAAGCAATGCTCTGTATTTTCTTTTCGTAGGCTTTATCAACAAGTTGATATTCAATTTGCTGATTAACAAGCTCGTAATCTTGAACAAATTGACAGCCCAGTGCAAATTCATTTCGCTCATTAGGGGTATTTTTTACTTGGCAGGTAAGAATCACTGGCTCATCGCGCTTAGGAAAGCGGGTTTGTAGTTGTAAGTTCTTGTCTTTTAATACACTAATGTTGAACTTGTTGGCGGCGCTTGGCACAAACTTGCAACCACGCTCCGAGATGTCTTTTAATACACCGCGCAATACATGCTTGGAATCAAGGTGTAAAGTTGCTGGCTGATAACACTCATAACGGTCATATTTACGCAGTGGCATAGACATAACGTTTTGTGGGTATTGTAAAATCATCCAGCGTGCCGGTTCATTAATTAGAGCCACAATTTCAGAGCGGAAGGCGATGAGCTTACCGTCCCAGTGAAAGCGAGCATTTACTTCGCAGCCTTCACTAATAAGGTTGATGCCAGTACTTGAGTCGGCACTATTAAGGCGGCAAATAATGTAGCTCTTTTTGTCTACGCCTATCCAGTAGCCCTTATAGTCAGCGGCTTTTTTAAAGCGTGTGGTAATACTTAGACTAATTCCGCAGTTTGGCGGCACTTTGTGAAACTGTACTTGATCCATAAAGGTAAAACTTCAAATCCGTTTGTGCGGTGACTCAGGTTTGACCACTTAAGAATGTGATCAGTTGCGCAGATTCTAGCGGATTAATTATCAAAAAACATCTTGAAAATTCATTGGAGCAAACAAGTTCTATTAGTTTAAAACTCAATAGTAGAAAGGGCTAAATAAAGCTATGTTACATCAACACCTTATATTAGTAGCGGCGCAAAAGGCCTGTTAGCTTACTTGATAAGCAAAGCAGCCTTCGTTGAAAAGAATACTTAGGGAGAAGCTAAAATAGGGGCTATTACTTGATTCAAGCCGCGCTAATGATTTTAAGCTGTGACTAGCGAAGCCTTTGGCAATAGACCCCTATTGCTCGATTTTAAGTACCTCTAAGACTGCCAAAATGACTTATCCGCCTCTCGTAGCGCGTCTGCTCGATTTACACCAATGTCTTTCAATAAGTAATCTGGAAGTTTGGCTAACTCGCGACGGGTTTTGCGGCGTAACAGTAGAGCATCTATTTTTCCAATGATAAGCCTTAGGTTTAGTTTAATTGAAGTTAAACCTTGGCGTTGCGGGTCTGCTTTTGTATGGCTGATAATGTTCATCTCTAAACTCCTTTGCTGCTGACGGTTAAAAAGTACGCTATATTGGGATTCACTGACAAACGACTTAAATTGACTCTTAGTTAAGGAAAACTTAAGTGAGTGAGCGAATGCCGCCCTTGCAAGGGCTTTATTACTTCTACTTGGCTGCAGAAATGGGCAGCTTTAAAGCTGCTGCAGAAAAGCTATTTGTAAGTGCAGCAGCAATGAGCCAGCAAATTCGCCAGTTGGAAGAAAGGATTGATGTGCAGCTGTTTGAGCGCCAGCACCGTAGGGTGGTGCTAACGCCAGAGGGTGAAACTTTGCATCACTATGCTAAGCAAGCATTTAGAAGCCTGCAGGATGGGGTGCGCCAAGTAAGCTTAGACCCTGATCCCAGCAGCATGTCTTTATCGGTGCTGCCGTCTTTTGCTCAGCATTGGTTAGTACCGCGCTTAGGGGAGTTTAGTCAGCTACACCCAAATTTATCGGTAATGCTTATGCCAAAAAACAGCTTGATAGATTTTCGCCAAGACCGGGTGGATTTATGTGTTCGTTATGGATTAGGTGATTACCCTGGTTTGCAGGCCGATAAACTGATGGACGACCACCTATATCCGGTTTGTCATCCTTTGTACTTAAAGCAGCACCCAGAGGTATGTTTAAATGATTTAAGTAAGCACACTCTCATTGACGACGCGAGGCCCGATATGAACTGGCAATATTGGCTAGAGTTGGCTGGTTTTAATTCAAGTGTGCCTAAAGCTAACTTATTGTATCAAGGGGCTCATGTAGTGATTGAAGGGGCCTTAGCGGTGCAGGGGATAGCATTGGTGAGGCACAGCTTAGCCTGGAAGTACATTCAGCAAGGCTTGTTGGTTAAGTTAGGCAATGTAGAAGTGAAACCGCGTTATCGCTATTACTTAGTTGCGCCAAAGCCTTATTTTAAACGAGAGAAAATCACCCAGTTTAGTGATTGGATAAACCAACAAGCACAGCAGTTTTGGCAAGAGAGTGAGTCACAGCGCAGCGTTAGTACAATCGTTGAAGCACCACTAACAAAGGCTGAACTTAAGTGCTGAAAGCAAAAAGCCCTGTGTGTAAACAAGGGCTTTAGTGGACTGAGTTGCTTAGTTGCTCAGTTTTATTTGGTTCTTAGCCGGTTGCTTAGCTAGCATTGGCTTATCTGGCTCAACAATGTCTATTCGGGTGGCTTCTAAGGTGGCCCAGCTTTTACCATTGCGGATAATTTCTGCTTTTACTAAGTGATAATCTAATTCTGGCGCTAACCACAACCAAGTGCTGCGACCTTCGCGTTTTTTCTGCTCCACTTTTAGCGCTTCAAAGGTGCCGAGTATGGTTTCTACGGTTTCTTCGGCGACTACAGTGAAGCGATAGTTATCCACTTCATCAATCACATTGTAGTGATAGTCTAAATCCGTTAGGCCTTTCTTTAAGTCGTTTTGTAACTGCACCGAGAACCCCGCCGCATCCATTAACTGGTGCACGTTGTCTGGCGCTTCAAAATGGTGTCTTTCACCATCTACGTCAACGATTAGGCCGCCTTTACGATCAGGGTGTCCGGTCACGTTAGTGGTGGAGAAAAGGCTACTTTGTTTGAGCACAAAACCTAAGGTTTTTACGTCTTGCTGGTGATAGGTGAAGCGGGAAGTATCATCGTACTTTAAGCCGCCAGCCAAGGCAGTGCCGATGCTTTTTATCTGAAAGGTATCATTACCCAAGTCAATCAGTTGGCGGTAGCCCTTGGCAATTGGGATGCCTTTGAAGTCTGCCCGATATTCAGCCTCAAAGGGTAGAACCTCTGCAAGGCCAGTGCTACTAAATAGCAAAGCTGAAAATGCAATAGCTTTTGAATACGACATAACATTAACCTCAAACATCTTCGACTAATTATAGCTGCCATAGTATGACAAAGCTTAGCGCGAAAATGAAAATAAAAAAAAGGCCCCGTAAACGGAGCCTTAGTATTCAGCGCTTTTTAACGATTAAGCTTTAGCTTTAGTCGCTTTTTTTGCTGGTGCTTTTTTAGCAGCAGCAGCTTCGCGTTCTTCTGCTTCTACGTACGGGCGGCCGTAGTAAGAATCAAGTAGAACTTGCTTAAGCTCAGCGATTAATGGGTAACGTGGGTTAGCACCAGTACACTGGTCATCAAACGCGTCAACCGCTAGCTCGTCAACTTTAGCCAAGAAGTCTGCTTCGTTTACACCAGCAGCTTGAATTGATAATGGAATATCAATTTCAACTTTAAGCTCGTCTAACCAAGTTAACAATGCGTTTAGCTTGTCTTCAGTGTTACCTTCACGGAAACCTAAGTGCTCAGCAACTTCAGCGTAACGAGCACGTGCTTTAGGACGGTCGTACTGAGAGAACGCAGTTTGTTTAGTTGGCGTGTTAGTTGCGTTGTAACGAATAACGTTAGTTAGCAATAATGCGTTAGCTAAACCGTGTGGTACGTGGAACTCAGCACCTAGTTTGTGAGCCATTGAGTGACAAACACCTAGGAAAGAGTTAGCAAACGCGATACCAGCGATAGTAGCAGCATTGTGTACTTTCTCACGAGCTACAGGGTCAGCTTTACCGTTTTTGTAAGAGCTTGGTAAGTATTCTTTAAGCATCTTAAGCGCTTGTAGAGCTTGACCGTCTGAGTATTCGTTCGCTAGAACAGAAACGTAAGCTTCCATAGCGTGAGTAACCGCATCGTAACCACCGAAGGCACATAGTGACTTAGGCATATCCATTACTAGGTTAGCATCAACAACAGCCATGTTAGGCGTTAGTTCGTAATCAGCTAATGGGTACTTCTGGCCAGTCTTATCGTCAGTTACAACAGCAAAAGGTGTTACTTCTGAACCCGTACCTGAAGTAGTAGTAATACATACTAGCTCAGCTTTTGAACCCATTTTAGGGAACTTGTAAATACGTTTACGGATGTCCATAAAGCGCATTGATAGGTCTTCGAAATCAGTTTCTGGGTGCTCGTACATTACCCACATGATTTTCGCAGCGTCCATCGGAGAACCACCACCAACAGCAAGAATTACGTCTGGCTGGTAGTTGTGACAAGCTTGTGCGCCTTTCTCAACAATAGACAGAGTAGGATCGGCTTCTACGTCGTGGAATACTTCCACTTCCATACCTTTGTCTTTAAGGATGGCACGTAGGTCGTCTATGTAACCGTTGTTGAATAGGAAGTTATCAGTAACAACCATTGCACGTTTCTTGCCGTCTAGGTCGTCCATTGCGATTGGTAATGAACCACGACGGAAGTAGATTGACTTAGGTAGTTTATGCCACAACATGTTCTCAGCTCGCTTCGCAACAATTTTCTTATTGATTAGGTGTTTTGGACCCACGTTTTCAGAAATCGCGTTACCACCCCATGAACCACAACCTAGAGTTAGAGAAGGTGCTAGTTCGAAGTTGTAAAGGTCACCAATACCACCGTGTGAAGAAGGGGTATTCACAAGAATACGAGCAGTCTTCATTTTGTCGCCAAAGTAAGCGATACGGTCAGCGTTAGCATCTTGGTCAGTGTAAAGTACAGACGTGTGACCAACACCACCGATGTCTAACACGATGCCAGCTTGGCGAACCGCGTCTTCAAAGTCTTTCGCTTTGAACACACCTAGAGTAGGAGATAGTTTCTCGTGAGCAAACTCGTCATCGTAAGACGCTTCTAAGCCTTCACCGATAAGGATTTTAGTTGCTTTTGGTACTGTTACACCAGCTAGCTCAGCAATTTTGTATGCTGGTTGGCCAACGATTTTCGCGTTAAGCGCACCGTTGATTAGCAATACTTTACGTACTTTATCTGCGTCAGACTTGCTTAGTACTGCTGCACCGTATTTCGCAAAACGTGCCATTACTTCGTCGTACTTAGATTCAACGATGATAGCCGCTTGCTCAGAAGCACAGATAACGCCGTTATCAAAAGTCTTAGACATTAAGATAGAAGATACAGCACGTTTAACATCTGCAGTTTCATCAATAACTACCGGCGTGTTACCAGCACCAACGCCAATTGCAGGCTTACCAGAAGAGTAAGCTGCTTTAACCATGCCTGGACCACCAGTTGCAAGGATAAGAGAAATGTCGTCGTGCTTCATTAATGCGTTAGACAATTCAACAGAAGGAGTATCAATCCAGCCAATGATGTCTTTAGGCGCACCAGCTTTAATTGCAGCGTCTAATACTAATTGAGCCGCAAAGTTGGTTGAGTTCTTGGCACGTGGGTGCGGAGAGAAGATACAACCGTTACGCGTTTTAAGGCTGATTAGCGCTTTAAAGATAGCGGTAGAAGTTGGGTTAGTGGTTGGAACGATTGCACAAACAATGCCTACTGGCTCAGCGATAGTAATAGTACCGCCTTCGTCGTTACGTTCGATAACGCCACAAGTTAAAGTATCTTTGTATTTGTTATAAATGAACTCAGAAGCAAAGTGGTTTTTGATCACTTTATCTTCCATTATGCCCATGCCAGACTCTTCAGCCGCCATACGAGCTAGTTCAATACGTGCTGTAGAAGCAGCGAGTGACGCGGCGCGGAAAATTTTGTCCACTTGTTCTTGGTCGTAAGATGCAAATTCAGCTTGCGCTGCCTTTACTCGAGCAACCATTGCGTTTAACTCATCAATATTACCTACAGGCATCCTGTTCTCCTCATTTAAACTAAAACTAATTAGTAAACCGATACTGTTTTATTTATCCGTAAATCGAGGGCCGTTACAGCCGCTTTAGTGGTTTAGTAATTAACTTTCACCAGCGATTATAATAGCCCTTTAGTGGTACCACTTGATCCAGATCATGTGTTGCTAAGTTACAAATGTAAAAAAATCACTAAATAATTACAGCTTTATTTAGTAATTGGTGTAATTTTTGAACAGTTGTTGTAATTTTTACCATATTCTTTTGTAATACAAAAGGCTTAAAGCTAAAGGTAAGCTGACGATTACTGATCATTATTAACAATTTATTAGAGGTTAGCTTAACCTAGTGGTTTAACAATAAAAATCTATTTGTTTTCGAGAATAATCGCGCTGATCGAGCTGTGAAAGGTAACTTATTATTTGTTGTTTTTTAAATTCGGGTGTAGCATCTGGCGTTGATATGCGTTTTATTAGAATATTGTACTGATTTAATATTCATGTAAAGTGAATGGAAATTTCACAAACGGCCTATTTATAGCCAAATGTGTCAATATGGAGATGAAAATGAAAACTGCTAAAACTTTAGCTGCCAGCCTAGTTAGTGCTGCTATCCTGAGTTCTTTCACCACTGCCTCTTTTGCTGCTGATGTTCCAGCTGGCGTTAAACTTGCCCCTGTACAGGAATTAGTACGTGGTAACGGCACCGAGCCTGCTTCTTTAGACCCTCACAAAACCGAAGGTGTGCCAGAATCCAACGTGATTCGTGAACTACTTGAAGGTTTAGTAAACCAAGACGGCGATGGCAACTTAGTACCTGGCGTAGCAGAATCTTGGGAAACTGAAGATAACCTTACCT
The Agarivorans aestuarii DNA segment above includes these coding regions:
- a CDS encoding LysR substrate-binding domain-containing protein, which encodes MSERMPPLQGLYYFYLAAEMGSFKAAAEKLFVSAAAMSQQIRQLEERIDVQLFERQHRRVVLTPEGETLHHYAKQAFRSLQDGVRQVSLDPDPSSMSLSVLPSFAQHWLVPRLGEFSQLHPNLSVMLMPKNSLIDFRQDRVDLCVRYGLGDYPGLQADKLMDDHLYPVCHPLYLKQHPEVCLNDLSKHTLIDDARPDMNWQYWLELAGFNSSVPKANLLYQGAHVVIEGALAVQGIALVRHSLAWKYIQQGLLVKLGNVEVKPRYRYYLVAPKPYFKREKITQFSDWINQQAQQFWQESESQRSVSTIVEAPLTKAELKC
- a CDS encoding PilZ domain-containing protein, with translation MDQVQFHKVPPNCGISLSITTRFKKAADYKGYWIGVDKKSYIICRLNSADSSTGINLISEGCEVNARFHWDGKLIAFRSEIVALINEPARWMILQYPQNVMSMPLRKYDRYECYQPATLHLDSKHVLRGVLKDISERGCKFVPSAANKFNISVLKDKNLQLQTRFPKRDEPVILTCQVKNTPNERNEFALGCQFVQDYELVNQQIEYQLVDKAYEKKIQSIA
- a CDS encoding SDR family oxidoreductase, giving the protein MSKPINSILITGCSSGIGLYCAQELQQRGYTVIASCRKAEDVKTLQESGLQCVVLDLDNQSSIEQGWQQALTLANGKIDALFNNGAYGQPGALEDLPTQALRQQFETNLFGWHHLSRLAVAHMLQQQHGRIIQNSSVLGLVAMKYRGAYNASKFALEGYTDTLRLELADTPIQVSLIEPGPITSLFRKNAKAAFEQHIDANNTRHQHAYQQTLQRLEQEGPSSKFTLPASAVYKALVHALEKPQAKARYYVTFPTHLFAWLRRILPVSLLDNVLKKG
- a CDS encoding TraB/GumN family protein, whose amino-acid sequence is MKPWLNRLSTLLLLFSSSQIAAEPSLWLASKDQQQLYLFGSIHLGSEAFYPLPKPFIDAYEHSERLVIEMDVSSISSSDQLLLQHASQLPNGENLADKISPDYLEQLELRSQQLGISPSIFNTMQPWYVAVVLSQLQMQALGFEPELGLDLHFIQRAQQSQLAIHQLESFADQIEALSSLASIQVPLLEQTLDDFEQVPSLFNQLVSHWNNGENQKLLALLNDDPMFQHDAEYVLDKLLFERNRKWMQQLTGLSNTSFVVVGAMHLYGEQGLLDELKKLGYSIREVDPATN
- a CDS encoding DUF3108 domain-containing protein, yielding MSYSKAIAFSALLFSSTGLAEVLPFEAEYRADFKGIPIAKGYRQLIDLGNDTFQIKSIGTALAGGLKYDDTSRFTYHQQDVKTLGFVLKQSSLFSTTNVTGHPDRKGGLIVDVDGERHHFEAPDNVHQLMDAAGFSVQLQNDLKKGLTDLDYHYNVIDEVDNYRFTVVAEETVETILGTFEALKVEQKKREGRSTWLWLAPELDYHLVKAEIIRNGKSWATLEATRIDIVEPDKPMLAKQPAKNQIKLSN
- the adhE gene encoding bifunctional acetaldehyde-CoA/alcohol dehydrogenase, translating into MPVGNIDELNAMVARVKAAQAEFASYDQEQVDKIFRAASLAASTARIELARMAAEESGMGIMEDKVIKNHFASEFIYNKYKDTLTCGVIERNDEGGTITIAEPVGIVCAIVPTTNPTSTAIFKALISLKTRNGCIFSPHPRAKNSTNFAAQLVLDAAIKAGAPKDIIGWIDTPSVELSNALMKHDDISLILATGGPGMVKAAYSSGKPAIGVGAGNTPVVIDETADVKRAVSSILMSKTFDNGVICASEQAAIIVESKYDEVMARFAKYGAAVLSKSDADKVRKVLLINGALNAKIVGQPAYKIAELAGVTVPKATKILIGEGLEASYDDEFAHEKLSPTLGVFKAKDFEDAVRQAGIVLDIGGVGHTSVLYTDQDANADRIAYFGDKMKTARILVNTPSSHGGIGDLYNFELAPSLTLGCGSWGGNAISENVGPKHLINKKIVAKRAENMLWHKLPKSIYFRRGSLPIAMDDLDGKKRAMVVTDNFLFNNGYIDDLRAILKDKGMEVEVFHDVEADPTLSIVEKGAQACHNYQPDVILAVGGGSPMDAAKIMWVMYEHPETDFEDLSMRFMDIRKRIYKFPKMGSKAELVCITTTSGTGSEVTPFAVVTDDKTGQKYPLADYELTPNMAVVDANLVMDMPKSLCAFGGYDAVTHAMEAYVSVLANEYSDGQALQALKMLKEYLPSSYKNGKADPVAREKVHNAATIAGIAFANSFLGVCHSMAHKLGAEFHVPHGLANALLLTNVIRYNATNTPTKQTAFSQYDRPKARARYAEVAEHLGFREGNTEDKLNALLTWLDELKVEIDIPLSIQAAGVNEADFLAKVDELAVDAFDDQCTGANPRYPLIAELKQVLLDSYYGRPYVEAEEREAAAAKKAPAKKATKAKA
- a CDS encoding DUF1127 domain-containing protein: MNIISHTKADPQRQGLTSIKLNLRLIIGKIDALLLRRKTRRELAKLPDYLLKDIGVNRADALREADKSFWQS